The Methylobacterium durans nucleotide sequence CGCGGCGAGGTCCGCGTAGTGCAGCACCATGCGGCGGTAGCCGGAGGGCCTCTCGAAGAAGGCCGCGACCTGCGCGCCCGCCTCCGCCGTCCCGTCCGGGCTGCCCGCGACGCCCGGTGCCGGGTCGCAGGTGATGCGCCCGCGCCAGGGATAGGCCGGCTGGCGGCCCGCGCCCGGGTCGCGCGGGTCGGGCAGGGCGTTGCCGGCCGGCACGTCCATCATCAGGAACGGGTAGAGCACGACCTTGAGGCCGCGCCGGCGGAGTTCCGCCACGAGGCGGCCGAGCCCGGCATCCGACGGCGTGCCCCCGTAGGCCGGTCCGCCGTCCGGCCCCCGCGAGACGGTGCGGGCGGCGCTCCGCGCGAGGCCCGCCACGCTCCAGTCCGCGCCGAGGCTCCGCTTGGCCCCGTCCTCGACCCGCGGCGCCACCGTGCAGCGCCCGGCCCGGAGGTCGTCCCCGAACCAGGAGACCACCACCGACACCTGTTCGAGGCGCGGGCAGAGCGCCTGCAGGGCGTCGAGGGAGGCGAGGACGTCGGTCGCCGCCTGGAGCTGGACGCGGTTCGCCGCCCGGCTCGCGCCGAGGCCGAGATCCTCCGTGACGGGGAGCGGGTCGAGCCCGGACTCAGTGGCTCCGGGAATCAGGTTGACGGCCCGGATCATCCGGCCGAGCCCCGCCACCGGCCGCACAATCTCGAAGGCGAGCTGCGGGATGCGGTTGCCGTAATCGGACAGCGGCATCCGCTCGAACACCACGTAGGCGAGGCCGCGATAGGCGGGGGTGCTCTCCGGCCCTTCCTTCGCGACGATCAGCGGGTCCGGCGCCTGATCGGCGCGGCCGGTATGGACGCGGTGCGTCAGCGTCGTCAGGTCGATCTCCTGCCCGTTCGCCCAGACCCGGCGCACGAGGGCGATCTCGCCCTCGCAGAGGCCGACCGCGAGGTTGGCGTAGTAGGCGTAGGCGGTGCGCACGGTCTTGCCGCCGCCGCTGCCCTTGGCGCCGGAGCCGCCGCGCTCGACCGTCTTCGTCGCGACCTCGAGCGGCCGCGTCGCCCAGATCAGGGTGCCGCCGATGCGGGCGCGGCCGTAGACCCGGGGCACAGGATCGCCCTCCGTCGAGGACAGGCCCGCGAGATCGGTCAGCCGCGGCCCCTCGACCTGGCGCGCGGCGGAGCCCGGCCCGAACAGCGCCCCGTCGATCGCGGCGCCCGCCGCGGCGCCGGCCACCCGCCCGATCAGCCCGCCGACCGGCCCGCCGAGCGCCGTGCCGAGGGCGGCGCCCGCCGTGGACAGGATCAGGGTCGCCATGGCGGGCTCCGGAGATGGGGAAACGAACGGCCACGCTTGCAAGGAAGTATCCGGCCGGATACGAACGCGGTTGCCGGACATCCTGCTGCCAGACACCTTCAAGCGCTGGCTGACGGGCTTGCGCGACCAGCGCGCGAAGGCGCGGATCACGGCCCGCATCCGTGCGGCGACGCTCGGCCATTTCGGCGATGTCCAGCCGGTCGGCGAGGGCCTCTTCGAGATGCGCATCCACACGGGCCGGGATACCGGCTCGACGTCGCGCGTCGCGGCGAGGCTCCTACCTGCTGCTCGTCGGCGGCGACAAATCCAGCCCGTCCCGCGAGATCCTCAAGGCCAAGGCGATGGCCGTCGATCTCGATCGGAGCTTCCCATGACATCGACCCCAGCGCGCTTCACCCCGTTCGACGCGTCCGAGTTCCTCGACAGCGAGGAGAGCATCGCGGAATACCTCGCGGCGGCTCTCGAGGATCCCGACCCGGATCTGTTCGTCGCGGCCCTCGGCGACGTCGCCAAGGCGCGCGGCATGACCCAGATCGCCCGCGAGGCCGGGCTCGGGCGCGAGAGCCTCTACAAGGCGCTGACGCCCGGCTCGAAGGTCCGCTACGAGACGGTGCGCAAGGTGATGGACGTGCTCGGCGTGCGGCTGACGGTCTCCCCGCAGGGCTGAGTCTCGGCCGCCTCCGGGAACCGGAAGGCGTGGGCGAGGTGGCGGCGCCACCAGCCGGTGAGGGCCACCTCCGCCACCGCCGCCCCGTCATGGGCGTGGATCATGGAGCCCATGCCCGTGGCGATGGCGCAGTGGCGGGCCGGCAGGTGGGCGCGGAAGGCGAAGAGCAGGACGTCGCCGGGGGCGGGCTCATAGCCTTCGCCGGCCGCCACCGGGACGAGGTGGCGGGCGGCGGCCTCCGCCAGCGGGTCGGTGCCGGGGACGGCCGATTCCGCCCAGGAAGCCGCGTAGGGCGGGGCCGCCTCGGGCTCGGGCCGAGGCAGTCGCGCCAGACGCCGCGCACGAGGCCGAGGCAGTCGCAGGCAACCCCCTTGAGGGAGGTCTGATGCCGGTAGGGCGTGCCGATCCAGCCCCGCGCGGCCTCGACCACGCTGTCCGCCAGATTCATGCGTCTTCCTCCCTCAGCCGGCGCGGAACAGGCTGCCGCCGTCGAGCACCGGGCCGCCGGCCCCGCCGGACGCCTGGCGCAGCACGAAATCGTTGCCCGGCAGGTGCGGGAAGCCGCGGAAATTCGCGGCGTTCCGGTAGCGCCCGGCGCAGGTCGCGAGGCGCTTGTCGCAGCCCGGAACCAGCGTGAAGGCGTCGCCCGGCGCGACGGCGCGGGCGGGGCCTCCCGCAGATCCAGGCGCACCCCGTCACGCCCCGCGACATGCGCCCGGATGTCGGCGGAGAGTCCCGCATTGGCGCCTCCCGTCCAGGCGAGGCGGCCGCCGGAAAAATGCGCCTGCGCGAAGCGGCCGGCGAGGCTCACCGCGAGGCTGCCCCGCTCCGGCTCGCCGAGCACGCGGCCGGTCGTCCGGACGGGGGCGAGGTCGACGGCACAGCGCGCGTCGCCGAGTTCGGCGTCGCAGGTGGCGCGGAAGCTGCGGCCGCGCTCGGCGTCGAGCCGCTCCATCAGGCTGCGGAGCTCGGCCACGAAGGCATCGCCCGCCCGGCGGATCTCGCCGAGGCTGCCGACATCGAGGAGGAGCCGCGCCTCCGGCTCCGCCCAGTCGACGAGCCAGGTCTCGACGCTGGCCCCGTCGTAGAGGCCGGCCGCGATGTCGGCCTCGGTGAGGCCGAGCGCGGTGAGCGCGCCCGCGACGTCCCCGCCCGAGACGGCGAAGCCAAGCTCGGCGCTGGCCTCCGCCGCCGCGAGGCCGGTGCGGGCGGCGTGGACGAGCCCGCCGAGGGTGAGGTCGCGGTCGTGGTCGGTGAAGCCGAGGCGCAGGCCGTCGCGGCGCGTCAGCGACCAGCAATGGCAGAGCGTGGTCGCGCCCGAGGCGAGGCGGGCCGCGAGCCCGGGGGGCAGGTCGCGCATCGGAACCTCCGGTCAGGGCACGATCTCGACGA carries:
- a CDS encoding addiction module antidote protein; this translates as MTSTPARFTPFDASEFLDSEESIAEYLAAALEDPDPDLFVAALGDVAKARGMTQIAREAGLGRESLYKALTPGSKVRYETVRKVMDVLGVRLTVSPQG